A segment of the uncultured Desulfobulbus sp. genome:
CATGGCCAGCAGGGCCTGGTCATAGGCAACGGCATACTTGCCTTTGTCCAGCAGAGTTCGCAGCGCTTTGCCGATACCCAACCGCTCCCAAAGGGTTTCGATGACCAGCACTGTGCCGAGTTCCACTGTGCGCAGGATCTCAAGATCGTCGGGCAGTCCACCACCTTGAGCCTCCTCGCTACCAGCGGGGTCAACAATGGTTACCCCGCAGACTCTGGCTATAGATCAGGCGAGCCGCACCAAGGCCTCACGGTCGAGCTGGAGATACTCGGTAACGGTGCCGTTCTTGTTTTTTCGTTTCGTGGTTCGCAGATACATAACTGCCCACCACGTTAGCGTATTAATTCGCGTATTTCAACTGAAATATCGCTTCGCGTGTGCCCACAGATTTTGAGATTTTCACCACGCGTAAAATTTTATCACATTGAAATTGCGTGATATTTTCTCCGGCACTGCACTAAAATGTGCCTACAACCCGCAAACATAAGACAGGTTCTCCTCGAAATAATAACCGTTCTCTATTGACCAATTAAAAACCCTTTTGATCAATTTTAGAACGTGGTGAATGGTACAATCGGAGTAACCTGCCTTCTTCATGCTCCCCAAAATTTGCATTATTCCGGTTTTGCTCAAGTAATCCCGATTCTTTACATGAATATTCCATCGACATAAATCATCTTTCCAAGTCTTTTTGTGTAATTTTGCGTATTCAATATACTTGTCAAAATCTATTTTACCTGATTGTTTTATTTCAAAAAATTTCCCTTCAACCAGTTCAGTTTTAAACTTGGCCTCGATTTCCTTTGCCAATTTAAGAGTGGGTACCGTTTTGGACTTTGATTTCCCTGATCTGGAATCTTTCACCCGAACCACAAATTTAGTGAAACTCCCCCCACATATTTCACATTTTCTCTTTGTTTTCAGGTAATCTTTTCCACAGCATCTCGCATAGATACTCATCTTGGCCTCTCTTGTTTTCAGTGAAACTATAGTGAAACTTTTAAGAGAGAAATCGATGACGATGTTGCTTGATTATAGCAGGGTGAAAATCGGCATGAAATATTACAACTTACCGTTATTACTGAATTTAATTTGAATAAAACTTGGAAAAAAGAAAACCGCTGAACCAATGAGCATTAACTCCTTGATTTTGCGGTTATTATTGGTGCGCCCGGAGGGATTCGAACCCCCGACACTCGGATTCGAAGTCCGATGCTCTATCCAGCTGAGCTACGGGCGCGCAGCGATTCCGATATTTGAAAGAAATGCTATATTACCCGGAAAATACTGTGGCCGTCAACCTTGCACAGGGGAGGAGTGGAAAATACCTCTAGCAAGCAGAGTGGGGGCCGGAGATGTCGGATTCCGCATGGCGTTGAGTAATCGTTCGGGATCGATATACACGGCCAGCCGCTGCTGCTGGGCCTCCAGTACCGGCAGGGCCTTGGCCGCCAGTTTGGCCGCAGCCCCAAAATAGCCGTAATCGCCTTTGATGTAGACTCCGGCGGCACGGATCATCGCCTGCAGCAGCAGTTTTTCCTCCCCCTTGGCACGATGCCAGGCATGCTCGAGAACCTCGTGCACCTCGAAGTGTAGTCCCAGATCCCACAGCACCAGCCCCTGCCAGAGCACATCCTGAGGCCCTTCGCCTACTCGATCCAAAAACCGTTGAAAAAGGATGAGTCGTTTTTCAATATAGGCTAGCTGTTCCGGGCCCGGCTGCTGGCCAAGAAACCGCTTGGCCACCTCCCGGGCCGGATCAAGGCTCTTCGTGCGCAGACAGGCAATGATCGATTCGGACAACTGGTTGCGGATATCACGGCTCAATCGGTGGCAAAAGGGATCAAAGGGCGTTCCCTGTGACCTGTCCTGCAACGCATGGGCAACCTCTCCCGTTGATGTGCGGGTCGGATCGAGGCCATCAGTATTCATCTGTCCTCCTTCGGGCAAGTAGGGTATATTGGCCCGGTTTGCGTGTTCGCATTCGTGTTGTAAATTTACCTTATTCCTCTTTGCCATGGTGAGCAAATGAAACTGTATAGCTGTATTACCGGTCCTGACGACGAAACCTTCTGCAAACGTGTCTCCGATAAGCTCAACCGCGGCTGGCAACTCCACGGCGGTCCGACCCTGACCTTCAACGGCCAGACGGTGATTGCCGGCCAGGCCCTGGTCAAGGAAGTCGAGGGGGAAGTGTTCACCATGGATACCAAGATCAGCGCCTACTAAGCGCAATTTCATACCTCATGCGTCTGCTCCACACCTCCGATTGGCACCTGGGCCACCGCTTTCACGGACGGATGCGTCACGAGGAGCAGGCCTGTTTTCTCGACTGGCTGCTGAAAGAGATCAAAGAACAGGCGGTCGAGGTGCTCTTGGTGGCAGGCGATATCTTTGATACCACCACCCCCGGCAGCCGCGCCCAGGGACTTTACTACCGTTTTCTCCACCGGCTGGCCGAAACGGGTTGCCGCCATGTGGTGATCATCGGCGGCAACCACGATTCCCCATCGCTATTGGAAGCGCCCCGCGAGTTGCTGCTTCAGCTCGACATCCATGTGATCGGCATGGTCGACGATCGCCCTGAAAAGGAGATTCTCCTGCTCAACGATCAACAGGGGCGCCCGGAGCTCCTGGTCTGCGCCGTTCCCTTCCTGCGCGACCGCGACATTCGCCAAGCCGGTGCCGCCGAAAGCCTGGAGGAGAAGGGGCGGCAACTGCGCGAGGGAATCCAGTCCCACTACCTGCGGATATGCGAACAGGCCGATAATCTCCGCCGGACCATTGCCCCTGAACTCCCCCTGGTCGCCATGGGGCATCTCTTTGTTGCCGGAGGCCGCACCCGGGAAGGAGACGGCGTGCGCGAACTGTCGATCGGCGGCATGGAGCGAATCGAAGGCACCAATTTCCCTGAATGCATCGATTACCTGGCCCTGGGACATCTCCATATCGGCCAGGTGGTGGCGGGCACTCCCACCCGCCGTTACAGCGGTGCGCCCCTGCCGATGAGCTTTGGCGAAGCAGGACAGAAGAAACAGGTTCTCCTCCTCACCAGCGAAGGACGAAACGTTTCCGTCGAGCCTCTGCCTGTGCCCATTTTTCAGCCCCTGGCCAGCCTGCATGGGGACCTTGCTGCTCTGCTTGCGCAAATCAACGACCTCAAAAGCTCCGATGTACCGTACTGGCTGGAACTCCAATATGTGGGAGAGACGGTCATCGCCGATTTACGCGAGCAATTGATTGATGCGGTGGCAAACTCTCAACTCGACATCCTTCGCATCCGCAACAACCGCATTTTCGACTTTGCCCTGCAACAAAGCCAGGAGGCGGAAACCCTTGATGAGCTCAGTGTTGACGAGGTCTTTGATCGCTGCCTGGAGGTCAACCGGATTGAGGAAGGGCAGCGGCAACTTCTGCGGCAGACCTTTGCCGAACTGCACCGATCCCTTACCCAGCAGGAGGACCAATGAGAATTCTCGCGGTTCATCTGCGCAACCTCAACTCCCTAGCCGGCTCCTGGTCTATTGATTTCACCGCTGGCGAATACACGGCCTCCGGCATCTTTGCCATCACCGGCCCCACCGGAGCGGGTAAATCGACCCTGCTTGATGCGATCTGCCTGGCGCTCTTTGGCCGCACCCCACGACTCGGTTCGATCACCAAGGGCAGCAACGAAATCATGTCGCGGAGGGCAGGGGACTGCTTTGCCGAGGTCAGCTTTTCCACCAACAACGGCCAGTACCGTTGCCACTGGGGCCAGCACCGGGCCAGGCGCAAGGCGAGCGGAGAGTTGCAGACCCCCCGCCACGAAATTGTCGAGCTGACAACCGGCAAGGTCTTGGAAAACCGCAGCCGTGAAGTGGTGCGGATGGTGGAGCAGGTAACCGGCATGGATTACGATCGCTTTACCCGCTCGATTCTCCTTGCCCAGGGGGACTTTGCCGCCTTTCTCGACGCCGATGCCGACCAGCGGGCACCGATCCTCGAGCAGATCACAGGCACCGCTATCTACTCACAGCTCTCTCAGGCCACCCACGAACGCACCAGCGAGGAACGCAAAAAAACCGCCGTCCTCGAGGAGGGTTTGCGTACACTCAAGCTGTTGAGTCCTGAAGAGGAACAGGACATCGGAAAAGCGATCGAGGAGGCGGGGAAAGCGGCGGAACACCTCCGTGTACAGCAGGAACAGGCGGAAACGACCCTGCAGAAACTGGCCCGAATCGAGGCTCTCAAACAGCAGCTGCACGAAACCCAAAACCGACTGACCCAGCTGGCCGAACAGAAAAAGCTGGCCGAACCTGATCTGTACCGATTGGAATTGGGTCTGCGAGCGCAATCCTTAGTGCCTTTACATTCGACGCTTGGCCAACTGCAGACACGCATCCGCATCCTGGAGCATAAGGCGCAGGAACGAAGCAAGCATCTGCAGCAACTGCAGCAAACCCTGCAGGAACAGCACAAGGAGCACCTTCTCGCCCGCAAACTCCAAGAAGAAAGCCAGGCCACGCGCGAGCGGGAACTGGAACGCATCAAGAAGGTCCGCGCCCTTGATCTCCAGCTCCATGAACACGGCAAAACCGGGCAACAACTCAACCAAAAAATTAGCCATCTGCACAAGGCCGTAACATCAGGGAAAGAGGAACAGCAAAAGCTCAGCCAACAGCTTGCCGGCCTGCGGCAAGGCCTGAAAAAATTGCGCAGGTTCCAGGCCGAGCACGCCGTGGACGCGCTCCTGGTCGAGCAGTTTGCCGGGTTGCAGCAGCAACTGCTGCACCTGGGCCAAAAAGCGGGAGAGCGGCAGCAACTGCGCCAGGTCGCTACTCAGGCAAAGCAGCAGCTGGTGCAGCTTGATGACCGCCAGCAGCAACTCGACCAGAATGTGGAGCAGAGGCTCCAGGCACTCAGCCTGCACAAACAGGAGCAACAGCAGCTCCTGCAACAGCGGGCGGAACTCCTGGATGCCCACACCGTTGGAGAACTGCGGCAGGAACTCAGCAACCAGGAGGGGCGGCAACAGCAACTGGAGCGGGCCGAAGAATGGGCAGTCCAGCTGCACGCATCGCGGGAGTCCGTGCTACGCTTGCAAGGACTGGGCAAGGCCATCCTTGAGCAACAACAGCGCGTCCAGGAACAGCTCCAGCCACTGGAGAAACAACTGATGCTGGGCCAACAGTTGGTCGAGCAGTGCGAAAAGAACCAGCAGCTCAGCCTTCGTATTCGCAGCTACGAAGAGGAACGAAGTCGCCTGGAGGAAGGGGTTCCTTGTCCACTCTGCGGTGCCCTCGACCATCCCTGGCGCCTGGAGCATCCGCAAACGGACGGACAGGAAGGCGAGCTTGTCCGGGCACGGACAGAGCTCGAGCAATCCCGCATGGAGATGAGCCGTCTCCGGGAAACACTCGCCGTTCTCGCCCG
Coding sequences within it:
- a CDS encoding DUF1737 domain-containing protein — translated: MKLYSCITGPDDETFCKRVSDKLNRGWQLHGGPTLTFNGQTVIAGQALVKEVEGEVFTMDTKISAY
- a CDS encoding AAA family ATPase translates to MRILAVHLRNLNSLAGSWSIDFTAGEYTASGIFAITGPTGAGKSTLLDAICLALFGRTPRLGSITKGSNEIMSRRAGDCFAEVSFSTNNGQYRCHWGQHRARRKASGELQTPRHEIVELTTGKVLENRSREVVRMVEQVTGMDYDRFTRSILLAQGDFAAFLDADADQRAPILEQITGTAIYSQLSQATHERTSEERKKTAVLEEGLRTLKLLSPEEEQDIGKAIEEAGKAAEHLRVQQEQAETTLQKLARIEALKQQLHETQNRLTQLAEQKKLAEPDLYRLELGLRAQSLVPLHSTLGQLQTRIRILEHKAQERSKHLQQLQQTLQEQHKEHLLARKLQEESQATRERELERIKKVRALDLQLHEHGKTGQQLNQKISHLHKAVTSGKEEQQKLSQQLAGLRQGLKKLRRFQAEHAVDALLVEQFAGLQQQLLHLGQKAGERQQLRQVATQAKQQLVQLDDRQQQLDQNVEQRLQALSLHKQEQQQLLQQRAELLDAHTVGELRQELSNQEGRQQQLERAEEWAVQLHASRESVLRLQGLGKAILEQQQRVQEQLQPLEKQLMLGQQLVEQCEKNQQLSLRIRSYEEERSRLEEGVPCPLCGALDHPWRLEHPQTDGQEGELVRARTELEQSRMEMSRLRETLAVLARDLEHNRQRQTEQQQQIEALSQQLAALLDSYQLGPLATCTSALAAALDKTLQQTVSLRTRLTAHDQLESRLEALNEKIEQASALHQQDIQQAQANRQALATKEIERKTLTTRVEETEAWLNKTRQELQPQLQPFDSSEIMPQRVPELIKSLASRLQQWKTVAMQEEKLNRQEGQMITTLEKQEVHIANLESQLHSQMEEQAALKLQQATLRQQRTELYGELNPDVEEQRLRSLVQQAEKRETSAREQLATTEKERHSLNAQERLDQEELATLRPERSAQEAQLLTEVRKAGFENPEAFAAAILPPETLQQLAERKQQLEQHEVHLASRKEELGASIREEEADLDRTKTKPKLLAAKESLQAQREELLQRIGADRQRLAANQRLAQECELQRQRLAEQQEELRRWELLHQLIGSADGKKFRVFAQGLTFEVMVSHANRQLRKMSDRYLLLRDPGEPLSLQVIDNYQAGEVRSTRNLSGGESFLVSLALSLGLSAMASHNVRVDSLFLDEGFGTLDEETLDTALQTLAELQQDGKLIGIISHVPLLKERIDLRIQVQPGPDGCSHLLGPGCRQLD
- a CDS encoding DUF309 domain-containing protein, which codes for MNTDGLDPTRTSTGEVAHALQDRSQGTPFDPFCHRLSRDIRNQLSESIIACLRTKSLDPAREVAKRFLGQQPGPEQLAYIEKRLILFQRFLDRVGEGPQDVLWQGLVLWDLGLHFEVHEVLEHAWHRAKGEEKLLLQAMIRAAGVYIKGDYGYFGAAAKLAAKALPVLEAQQQRLAVYIDPERLLNAMRNPTSPAPTLLARGIFHSSPVQG
- a CDS encoding exonuclease SbcCD subunit D C-terminal domain-containing protein, with amino-acid sequence MRLLHTSDWHLGHRFHGRMRHEEQACFLDWLLKEIKEQAVEVLLVAGDIFDTTTPGSRAQGLYYRFLHRLAETGCRHVVIIGGNHDSPSLLEAPRELLLQLDIHVIGMVDDRPEKEILLLNDQQGRPELLVCAVPFLRDRDIRQAGAAESLEEKGRQLREGIQSHYLRICEQADNLRRTIAPELPLVAMGHLFVAGGRTREGDGVRELSIGGMERIEGTNFPECIDYLALGHLHIGQVVAGTPTRRYSGAPLPMSFGEAGQKKQVLLLTSEGRNVSVEPLPVPIFQPLASLHGDLAALLAQINDLKSSDVPYWLELQYVGETVIADLREQLIDAVANSQLDILRIRNNRIFDFALQQSQEAETLDELSVDEVFDRCLEVNRIEEGQRQLLRQTFAELHRSLTQQEDQ